A portion of the Homalodisca vitripennis isolate AUS2020 chromosome 2, UT_GWSS_2.1, whole genome shotgun sequence genome contains these proteins:
- the LOC124353663 gene encoding protein TSSC4 — translation MLNFDNSSGKFFVQSDRDENTEFLSRQKSVFEKLDAVVKDSEKNLEKQNFKRPVISEDIRTHKRLRHDTRQFRGQESIFKRPEAPPPARFKNNTPDYQRHPQKWTKYTLSDVSQEDMSEQSNTAAAMSFLRELKAKKEMESMEVDSEVKQITFKKPSKHLEPIVSSSAQYDSPSFRSSKVVMPEYVVGEKKASKRNSAKPKEKTEKSKEIKLDHLNEDDEL, via the coding sequence ATGTTGAATTTTGACAATAGTTCTGGTAAATTTTTTGTTCAAAGTGACAGAGATGAAAATACTGAATTTTTAAGTcgacaaaaaagtgtttttgaaaaacttgatGCAGTTGTCAAAGATTCAGAAAAGAACCTTgagaaacaaaactttaaaaggcCTGTTATATCTGAAGACATAAGGACCCACAAAAGGCTGCGGCATGATACACGTCAATTTAGAGGTCAAGAGAGCATATTTAAACGTCCTGAAGCTCCTCCACCAGCACGTTTTAAGAACAATACACCTGACTATCAAAGACATCCTCAAAAATGGACAAAATACACGCTTAGTGATGTTTCGCAAGAAGATATGTCAGAACAAAGTAATACTGCTGCAGCCATGTCATTTCTACGGGAATTGAAAGCAAAGAAAGAAATGGAATCAATGGAAGTAGATAGTGAAGTCAAGCAAATTACATTCAAGAAACCATCAAAGCATTTAGAACCCATAGTGAGCAGTAGTGCCCAATATGATTCACCAAGTTTTCGAAGCAGTAAGGTTGTTATGCCAGAATATGTTGTTGGGGAGAAGAAAGCTTCAAAAAGAAATTCAGCAAAACctaaagaaaaaactgaaaaatccAAAGAAATCAAACTGGACCATTTGAATGAAGATGATGAACTTTGA